A single region of the Thermoanaerobacterium aotearoense genome encodes:
- a CDS encoding DAK2 domain-containing protein, with translation MFRAGSQYLTNKSDEVNKLNVFPVPDGDTGSNMAHTLDFAVKEMEKASDDMNEVLNNLSRGALLGAKGNSGVILSQIIRGFAKRLMNHDEITTKDFAEALNAGSAIAYKAVMKPTEGTILTVVRDCANEALKLTSINDFEIFMEKIVKAASESVKRTPDLLPVLKQANVVDSGGQGFLFMLIGMLEAIKGHEIAVQHVVEGIHKEESNIADIKFTYCTEMLIDAKSKNFSKLKAEIESFGDSIIVVEDEDLIKVHIHTNSPGLVLQKGLEYGELVKVKIDNMKLQHENVIFESNKDRNTYVKKYGFLAVSPGEGISSLFKDLGCDIVIDGGQTMNPSALDILNGLKEINAENIIVFPNNKNVVMTCEQAKGLSGKNVYVINTHSFNQAISAMINFDVNASIDDAIKNINDTIQKVTTVEITYSIRDTVLNGTEIKTGEILGFVNGQFVDKGTDYNELARQIVLNAISDDTSIITIYYGKEVGEENAKKLLNTIVFDGDVDLQYGGQPLYYYVISIE, from the coding sequence ATGTTTAGAGCTGGATCTCAATATTTAACAAATAAATCAGATGAAGTAAATAAATTAAATGTATTTCCTGTTCCAGATGGTGATACAGGTTCTAACATGGCCCATACATTGGATTTTGCTGTTAAGGAAATGGAGAAAGCCTCTGATGATATGAATGAGGTTTTAAATAACCTTTCCAGAGGTGCTCTCTTAGGCGCCAAAGGGAATTCAGGCGTGATTTTATCTCAAATAATTAGGGGATTTGCCAAACGTCTTATGAACCATGATGAAATCACGACCAAAGATTTTGCCGAAGCTTTAAATGCCGGTTCAGCGATTGCATATAAGGCAGTTATGAAACCTACAGAAGGTACTATTCTGACTGTAGTAAGAGATTGTGCCAATGAGGCTTTGAAACTAACCTCTATAAATGATTTTGAGATTTTCATGGAGAAGATTGTAAAAGCTGCCTCAGAATCAGTCAAAAGAACGCCTGACCTATTGCCGGTGTTAAAGCAAGCTAATGTAGTTGATTCTGGTGGGCAAGGCTTTTTATTTATGCTGATAGGAATGTTAGAAGCTATAAAAGGGCATGAGATAGCTGTCCAGCATGTTGTTGAAGGCATCCATAAAGAAGAAAGCAATATTGCAGATATAAAGTTTACTTATTGTACGGAAATGCTTATTGATGCAAAATCTAAGAATTTCTCTAAGCTTAAAGCTGAAATTGAATCTTTTGGTGATAGCATAATCGTTGTTGAAGATGAAGATTTAATAAAAGTTCATATACATACTAATTCTCCTGGACTGGTGTTACAGAAAGGTTTAGAGTATGGGGAATTGGTAAAAGTCAAGATCGACAATATGAAACTACAGCATGAAAATGTAATTTTTGAATCAAACAAAGACAGAAATACTTATGTCAAAAAATATGGCTTTTTGGCTGTTTCTCCCGGTGAAGGGATAAGCAGTTTGTTTAAAGATTTAGGGTGTGATATCGTAATAGATGGTGGACAAACTATGAATCCCAGCGCTTTAGATATCTTAAATGGTTTAAAAGAAATAAATGCAGAAAATATAATTGTCTTTCCAAACAACAAAAATGTAGTTATGACATGTGAACAAGCTAAAGGCTTATCAGGCAAAAATGTGTACGTCATCAATACGCACAGTTTCAATCAAGCTATAAGTGCCATGATAAACTTTGATGTCAATGCAAGCATAGATGATGCAATCAAAAATATAAATGATACTATCCAAAAGGTTACAACGGTAGAAATAACTTATTCTATAAGAGATACTGTATTAAATGGAACGGAAATCAAGACTGGAGAAATTTTAGGATTTGTAAATGGACAATTTGTAGATAAAGGTACTGACTACAATGAATTAGCAAGACAAATAGTGTTAAATGCTATCTCTGATGACACTTCAATAATAACCATTTATTATGGGAAAGAAGTTGGAGAAGAAAATGCGAAAAAATTGTTAAATACAATAGTATTTGATGGCGATGTAGATCTTCAATATGGCGGACAGCCTCTATACTATTATGTGATTTCGATTGAATAG
- a CDS encoding Asp23/Gls24 family envelope stress response protein: MEQTKNNLGKIDISADVIASMASYATSECYGIVGLGKRGPDGLIELFKNEQSGKGIKIAYDEDGIVIDLYIVVEYGVNIKTVAANIIEKVKYTIETYTGVNVKNIVVNVQSIKVDF, encoded by the coding sequence ATGGAGCAAACAAAAAATAATTTAGGAAAAATAGATATTTCTGCAGATGTAATTGCATCTATGGCTAGTTATGCTACATCTGAATGTTATGGCATAGTAGGTTTAGGAAAACGTGGACCTGACGGGCTTATAGAGCTTTTTAAAAATGAGCAGTCAGGCAAAGGAATAAAGATCGCATACGATGAAGATGGGATTGTTATAGATTTGTACATTGTTGTTGAATATGGAGTCAACATTAAAACAGTTGCTGCAAATATCATTGAAAAAGTCAAATACACTATAGAGACATATACAGGTGTCAATGTTAAGAATATTGTTGTAAATGTACAAAGCATAAAAGTTGATTTTTGA
- the rpmB gene encoding 50S ribosomal protein L28, protein MRKCEVCGKTPMAGYQYSHSHRKSIKKWQPNLKRVKAIVDGTPVRLNVCTKCLRSGRVKRAI, encoded by the coding sequence ATGAGAAAATGTGAAGTATGCGGAAAAACACCGATGGCGGGATATCAATACAGTCATTCCCACAGAAAATCAATCAAAAAATGGCAACCAAACTTAAAGCGTGTTAAAGCCATAGTAGACGGTACACCTGTAAGATTGAATGTTTGTACAAAATGCTTAAGATCGGGAAGAGTTAAGAGAGCCATATAA
- a CDS encoding thiamine diphosphokinase, which translates to MKVCIISNGEFKDSNYLKKAINECDAVICADGGANIAYKLGIVPNYIVGDLDSADDKIIDYYLQKGVTIEKHPTMKDETDSQLATIKAIEIGANEIVYLATIGSRFDHSLANLSLLLYLLNRKIKGKILSENNEVYLIDDFIELEGKSGDVVSLIPYSADVRGIYTEGLFYPLSGQDMSLEMPYGISNVFTDNKIKIKINSGYLLVIKSKD; encoded by the coding sequence ATGAAGGTTTGTATTATCTCAAATGGAGAATTTAAAGATTCCAACTATTTAAAAAAGGCAATCAATGAATGCGACGCGGTAATCTGTGCGGATGGTGGAGCTAATATAGCGTACAAATTAGGCATAGTGCCAAATTACATCGTCGGTGATTTGGATTCAGCAGATGATAAGATCATAGATTATTATTTGCAAAAAGGCGTAACCATTGAAAAGCATCCTACTATGAAAGACGAGACGGATAGCCAACTTGCAACTATAAAGGCTATAGAAATAGGAGCTAATGAGATTGTGTATTTAGCGACGATAGGAAGTAGATTTGATCATTCGTTAGCGAATTTGTCGCTTTTGTTGTACCTTCTTAATAGAAAAATAAAGGGAAAAATTTTAAGTGAAAATAATGAAGTTTATCTCATTGATGACTTTATCGAATTGGAAGGCAAATCAGGTGATGTAGTTTCATTGATTCCGTACAGTGCAGACGTTAGAGGGATTTACACCGAAGGGTTGTTTTATCCTTTATCTGGTCAAGATATGTCTTTAGAAATGCCTTATGGGATTAGCAATGTATTTACAGATAATAAGATTAAAATAAAGATAAATAGTGGTTATCTGCTTGTGATAAAATCTAAAGATTAG
- the rpe gene encoding ribulose-phosphate 3-epimerase codes for MEISPSILSADFGNLLSDIRKVEKEKPEYLHIDIMDGHFVPNITIGPLVLNALKDKTGIPLDVHLMIEEPDKYIKEFVDAGAKNITVHQEACVHLDRTLQLIKSMGVNASVALNPATSLDTLRYVLSSVDMVLIMTVNPGFGGQVFIDGMYEKIRELASIRNEKGLNFKIEVDGGINIDNIKDVVLAGADVIVAGSFIFANGDPGENLKKLREAALK; via the coding sequence ATGGAAATCTCTCCATCAATTTTATCGGCTGACTTTGGAAATTTGTTATCTGATATACGAAAAGTTGAAAAAGAGAAACCTGAGTATTTACATATAGATATTATGGACGGTCATTTTGTGCCTAATATAACGATTGGACCATTGGTATTAAATGCTTTAAAAGATAAGACTGGTATTCCGCTTGATGTTCATTTAATGATAGAAGAACCTGACAAATACATAAAAGAATTTGTCGATGCAGGAGCTAAAAATATAACAGTGCATCAAGAAGCATGTGTACATCTAGATAGAACTTTGCAATTGATAAAATCAATGGGTGTAAATGCAAGCGTAGCATTAAATCCTGCAACATCTTTAGATACATTGAGATATGTATTATCATCAGTTGATATGGTATTGATTATGACTGTAAACCCTGGTTTTGGAGGACAAGTATTTATAGATGGCATGTATGAAAAAATTCGCGAATTAGCATCCATTAGAAATGAGAAAGGATTGAATTTTAAGATAGAAGTGGATGGAGGCATCAATATTGATAATATAAAGGATGTAGTTTTAGCTGGAGCTGATGTGATTGTGGCTGGATCGTTTATATTTGCCAATGGAGATCCTGGTGAGAATTTAAAAAAGCTTAGAGAGGCAGCGCTAAAATGA
- the rsgA gene encoding ribosome small subunit-dependent GTPase A: MILVGRIVKGIGGFYYVSTEHGIIECRARGKFRISNIIPIVGDYVDVESQNFKDGFIVNIHDRKNQLVRPPVSNVDQAIITFSIVNPDLNRLQLDKMIILTEVNQINPIICINKVDLVDEDEYMPIYNIYKKLGYEVIATSKYDNIGIDKLKTILKGKTSFFTGPSGVGKSSLINCVHGHERQEIGDLSEKLNRGKHTTRNVELISIDGGYVLDTPGFTSLNLNIDEKNLKNFYKDFKVFEANCRFNSCLHINEPNCGVKDAVENGLIDKTRYSNYLSLYGELKTNRRRRY; the protein is encoded by the coding sequence GTGATATTAGTAGGACGAATTGTTAAAGGCATTGGAGGTTTTTACTATGTTTCCACCGAGCATGGCATCATAGAATGCCGTGCTCGTGGCAAATTTAGAATTTCCAATATTATACCTATTGTTGGAGATTATGTTGATGTGGAATCACAAAATTTTAAAGATGGATTTATAGTTAATATACATGACAGGAAAAACCAATTAGTAAGGCCACCTGTGTCAAATGTGGATCAAGCAATAATTACTTTTTCGATAGTTAATCCTGATTTAAACAGATTGCAGCTTGATAAAATGATAATATTAACTGAAGTAAACCAGATAAATCCCATCATCTGTATAAATAAGGTTGATTTAGTTGATGAAGATGAATACATGCCAATATACAATATATATAAAAAATTAGGCTATGAAGTGATTGCTACTTCCAAATACGACAACATTGGAATTGACAAGTTAAAAACAATTCTAAAAGGTAAAACATCTTTTTTTACAGGTCCATCTGGTGTAGGAAAATCTTCTTTGATAAATTGCGTTCATGGTCATGAAAGGCAAGAAATTGGAGATTTGAGCGAAAAGCTTAATAGAGGAAAGCATACGACAAGAAATGTAGAGTTAATATCTATTGATGGTGGTTACGTGTTAGATACGCCTGGCTTTACTTCGCTGAATCTGAATATTGATGAGAAAAATCTCAAAAATTTTTATAAAGATTTTAAAGTCTTTGAGGCAAATTGCAGGTTTAATTCATGCTTACATATTAATGAACCTAATTGTGGAGTTAAAGATGCTGTTGAAAATGGACTGATTGATAAAACAAGGTATTCAAACTATTTAAGTTTGTATGGTGAATTAAAAACCAACAGAAGAAGGAGGTATTGA
- the pknB gene encoding Stk1 family PASTA domain-containing Ser/Thr kinase, with protein sequence MIGKMLGNRYEILEKIGEGGMAKVYKAKCHLLNRIVAIKVLRSEFVSDEEFVRRFKRESQAAASLSHPNIVSIYDVGQEGDIYYIVMEYVNGKTLKQLIKETNGPLPIPKSLDIARQVCRALEHAHKHHIVHRDIKPQNILVTDDNIVKVTDFGIARAANGSTITYGGGDVLGTAYYFSPEQAKGSLIDEKTDIYSLGIVMYEMLTGKVPFEGESPISVALKHIQENIVPPSKLNPRVPYKLDKIVLKATEKDINYRYKSAAELLNDIDTFISDPDKLIIGDLTDNNVTRVMKAEEINEKIKDSKTPNKRKGRKILRNIGIAILILALMASLSYGTMYFLNNMATAAEVKVPDIKGQTLDKATTILENSNLKLNISDSQYSDAPTNTILSQDPPAGETVKKGSTVNVVVSKGKQNSVVPNVIGSEYRDAQLKLKNSGLNANLIWDYNDNYPNGYVYDQNPRQGVQVEYNTVVDVYVSKGPEMVTVPNVQNMSLDDATKALEDVGLKVGNVTTQFSDSVPNNFVISQSIPQGTSIQKGKSIDLIVSQSTQTQQQQQQTQTQLPQGYKTKEITIDLPNQEGPMKVDVYVIQDGNKTLQYSNTYTYADSPITVPVSGKGNVVIEVDINGNVYETMGAKF encoded by the coding sequence ATGATCGGTAAAATGCTTGGAAATCGATATGAGATATTGGAAAAGATAGGCGAAGGTGGTATGGCAAAAGTATATAAGGCAAAATGCCATCTTTTAAATAGAATTGTTGCTATAAAGGTATTGAGATCGGAGTTTGTGTCAGACGAAGAGTTTGTAAGAAGGTTCAAAAGAGAATCACAAGCGGCGGCAAGCCTTTCTCATCCCAATATTGTCAGCATATACGATGTTGGACAAGAAGGAGATATATACTATATTGTAATGGAATATGTAAATGGGAAAACCTTAAAGCAATTAATTAAGGAAACGAATGGACCTTTGCCTATACCAAAATCCTTGGATATAGCAAGGCAAGTATGTAGAGCGTTGGAACACGCTCATAAGCATCATATTGTTCACAGGGATATTAAGCCACAAAATATATTGGTGACAGATGACAACATTGTAAAGGTAACAGACTTTGGCATTGCAAGAGCAGCTAATGGATCAACAATAACGTATGGTGGAGGAGACGTCCTTGGTACTGCTTATTATTTTTCGCCAGAGCAAGCGAAAGGCTCTCTTATAGATGAAAAGACTGATATATATTCGCTTGGAATAGTCATGTATGAAATGCTAACTGGTAAAGTTCCTTTTGAAGGTGAGAGCCCAATATCGGTTGCATTAAAGCATATACAGGAAAACATAGTGCCACCATCAAAGTTGAATCCTCGAGTACCTTATAAACTTGATAAGATAGTTTTAAAGGCTACTGAAAAAGATATAAATTACAGATATAAAAGTGCGGCTGAACTTTTGAATGATATTGATACTTTTATAAGCGATCCAGATAAATTGATCATAGGCGATCTGACTGACAACAATGTTACGAGGGTTATGAAAGCGGAAGAAATTAACGAGAAGATCAAGGATTCAAAAACACCGAACAAAAGAAAAGGAAGAAAAATTTTAAGAAATATAGGGATTGCAATATTGATTTTAGCGCTTATGGCTTCACTGTCTTATGGTACTATGTATTTTTTAAACAACATGGCTACTGCAGCAGAAGTGAAAGTGCCTGATATAAAAGGTCAAACGCTGGATAAAGCAACTACAATATTGGAAAATAGCAATTTGAAGTTAAATATTTCAGACAGTCAATACAGCGATGCTCCAACCAACACTATTTTGTCGCAAGATCCACCGGCAGGAGAGACTGTAAAGAAGGGTTCTACTGTTAATGTAGTAGTTAGCAAGGGAAAGCAAAATTCCGTCGTCCCAAACGTTATAGGCAGCGAGTATAGGGATGCTCAGTTGAAATTAAAAAATAGTGGGTTAAATGCAAATTTAATTTGGGACTACAATGATAATTATCCAAATGGGTATGTATATGATCAAAATCCAAGGCAAGGCGTACAAGTTGAATACAATACTGTCGTTGATGTTTATGTAAGCAAAGGGCCAGAAATGGTTACAGTTCCTAATGTTCAAAACATGTCGCTTGATGATGCGACAAAAGCTTTGGAAGATGTAGGACTTAAGGTTGGAAATGTAACTACGCAATTTAGCGATAGTGTGCCTAATAATTTTGTGATTTCGCAAAGCATACCTCAGGGCACCAGTATTCAAAAAGGCAAATCCATTGATTTGATTGTGAGTCAATCAACACAGACACAGCAGCAACAGCAACAAACGCAGACTCAGTTGCCTCAAGGATATAAGACAAAAGAGATTACAATTGATTTGCCTAATCAAGAAGGTCCTATGAAAGTTGATGTCTATGTGATACAAGACGGCAATAAGACATTGCAGTATTCAAATACGTATACCTATGCAGACAGCCCAATAACAGTGCCAGTTAGTGGTAAAGGCAATGTTGTTATTGAAGTTGATATAAACGGCAATGTTTACGAAACGATGGGGGCGAAATTTTAG
- a CDS encoding Stp1/IreP family PP2C-type Ser/Thr phosphatase has translation MLVYALTDKGNVRENNEDSYFISTDERIKLFIVADGMGGCNGGEVASRYAIEVITKYFFSNYSSCNKNDNSIKKFIEDAVRSANSHVFNKSFSNIDLTGMGTTLTLLLIENKKFFIGHIGDSRAYLIRGDKLMQITEDHSYVEELVKLGRITHEEARNHPQKNIITRALGIDEEIEVDIFTGDVFENDVFLLCTDGLTNMLTDDLILKEFNSSESIDKACDNLIKMAKQNGGFDNITIVAVKEV, from the coding sequence ATGTTAGTATATGCACTTACTGATAAAGGTAATGTAAGAGAAAATAATGAAGATTCATACTTTATTTCTACAGATGAAAGAATAAAACTTTTTATTGTAGCTGATGGTATGGGTGGATGCAATGGCGGTGAAGTTGCAAGCAGATACGCGATAGAGGTCATTACAAAATATTTTTTTAGTAATTATAGTAGTTGTAATAAAAATGATAATTCAATAAAGAAATTTATTGAGGATGCGGTTAGAAGCGCAAACTCTCACGTTTTTAATAAATCTTTTTCAAATATAGACCTTACTGGAATGGGTACAACGCTAACTCTTCTTTTGATAGAGAATAAGAAATTTTTTATTGGGCACATAGGTGATAGCAGAGCATATTTAATAAGAGGCGATAAACTCATGCAAATTACTGAAGATCATTCTTATGTGGAAGAATTAGTGAAATTAGGTAGAATAACCCATGAAGAAGCAAGAAATCATCCACAGAAAAACATTATAACAAGGGCACTTGGCATCGATGAAGAAATAGAAGTAGATATATTTACTGGCGATGTTTTCGAAAATGATGTCTTTTTGCTGTGCACAGATGGCTTAACAAATATGCTTACAGATGATTTGATTTTAAAGGAATTTAACAGTTCCGAAAGCATAGATAAGGCTTGTGATAATCTGATCAAAATGGCAAAACAAAATGGCGGCTTTGATAATATAACCATTGTGGCTGTAAAGGAGGTGTGA
- the rlmN gene encoding 23S rRNA (adenine(2503)-C(2))-methyltransferase RlmN, producing the protein MIDLKNMTIEELEKFFLDIGETKYRAKQVFRWIYRGIVDFDDMTDLKKDLRQKLKNIAFVSNLQIAKKVVSSEDATAKYLFLLDDENIVEGVAIKYSFGNTSCISTQVGCNMKCSFCASGIGGKVRNLKASEMVDEVLIMNKDYGKISNIVLMGSGEPFDNYDEVMKFIKIVNNPFGMGIGVRHITISTCGIVPKIYKFADEGLGVNLSISLHAPTDDLRSQLMHINKVYPIKDLIDACRYYIDKTHRRITFEYSLIKGVNDSYDMSLKLSNLLKGLLCHVNLIPVNYVSEIGYEKADNEKIMAFKNVLERSGITCTVRRELGSDIDAACGQLRRKYLAGRVK; encoded by the coding sequence TTGATAGATTTAAAGAATATGACTATTGAGGAACTTGAAAAGTTTTTTCTTGACATTGGTGAAACAAAGTATAGGGCAAAACAGGTTTTTCGGTGGATTTATAGGGGCATTGTTGATTTTGACGATATGACTGATTTAAAGAAAGATTTAAGGCAAAAGTTAAAAAATATCGCATTTGTGTCTAATTTGCAAATTGCAAAAAAAGTCGTATCAAGTGAAGATGCAACAGCTAAGTATCTTTTTTTGCTGGATGATGAAAATATTGTTGAAGGTGTGGCGATAAAGTATAGCTTTGGCAATACATCTTGCATATCTACTCAAGTTGGATGTAATATGAAGTGCTCATTTTGCGCATCAGGCATTGGAGGTAAAGTAAGAAATTTAAAGGCATCTGAGATGGTAGACGAAGTCCTTATAATGAATAAAGACTATGGCAAAATATCCAACATTGTATTGATGGGCAGTGGTGAACCGTTTGACAATTATGATGAGGTTATGAAATTTATAAAAATTGTCAATAATCCATTTGGCATGGGTATAGGTGTTAGACATATTACTATCTCCACATGCGGGATTGTGCCTAAAATTTACAAATTTGCAGATGAAGGCTTAGGAGTGAACTTGTCTATCTCGCTTCATGCCCCTACCGATGATTTGCGTTCACAGTTAATGCATATAAATAAGGTTTATCCTATAAAAGATTTAATTGATGCTTGTAGGTACTATATAGACAAAACCCATAGAAGGATAACTTTTGAATATTCGCTTATAAAAGGCGTAAATGATAGCTACGATATGAGCTTAAAACTGTCCAATCTTTTAAAAGGGCTTTTGTGCCATGTAAATTTAATACCGGTGAATTACGTCAGTGAGATTGGCTATGAAAAGGCTGATAATGAGAAAATAATGGCTTTTAAGAATGTGCTTGAGAGAAGTGGCATTACATGTACAGTGAGGCGCGAACTTGGCAGTGACATCGATGCAGCTTGCGGTCAATTAAGAAGGAAATACTTAGCTGGAAGGGTGAAATAA
- the rsmB gene encoding 16S rRNA (cytosine(967)-C(5))-methyltransferase RsmB, with translation MNQRNTAFKILYDIIVKRGYSNIVLSKYFNSNELSDVDRSFIKEIVFGTIERKQTLDRIIDYCSTKGIKKIDNRILIILEMGLYQIIYMDKVPHYAAISEAVNLAKKYAGTYASKFVNAVLRNYVRNSEKIDVLKSDQNLVEYLAFKYSYPEWIVKRLLNNYDKGVVEDILKSLNERPEISVRLNTLKVGMQKFEKILMDRGLNFKKGLYVDDAYYIDLKNIADDEIYKDGFVQIQDEGAMIISKALSPNLGDLIIDVCSAPGGKTTHISQLMNNEGKVIAFDIHEHKIDLIKMNCKRLGVNNVDAYVFDSTKINEKYIDKADKVLADVPCTGIGIIRKKPDIKLKDYTEEDIKKLNNIQYSILSSSSKYVKKGGYILYSTCTIGKEENMNIIDKFLDENRNFEISDITPFLPEALKSQVDIKGCLQLLPNVNNTDGFFICKLQRND, from the coding sequence ATGAATCAGAGAAATACGGCTTTTAAAATTTTATATGATATAATTGTAAAAAGAGGGTATTCAAATATTGTATTGAGCAAGTATTTTAACAGCAATGAGTTAAGTGATGTAGACAGGAGCTTTATTAAAGAAATAGTTTTTGGAACAATAGAGAGAAAACAAACTTTAGATAGAATAATTGACTATTGTTCGACAAAAGGTATCAAAAAGATAGACAATAGAATATTGATAATACTTGAAATGGGATTATATCAAATAATTTATATGGATAAAGTGCCTCACTACGCTGCTATTAGTGAAGCTGTAAATCTTGCCAAGAAATATGCAGGGACATACGCTTCTAAGTTTGTTAATGCTGTGCTTCGCAATTATGTGCGCAATTCTGAAAAAATTGATGTCTTAAAATCTGACCAGAATCTTGTTGAATATTTGGCATTTAAATATTCATATCCTGAATGGATTGTAAAAAGACTTTTAAATAATTATGACAAAGGTGTGGTTGAGGATATATTAAAGTCATTGAACGAAAGACCGGAAATATCTGTAAGACTTAATACTTTGAAGGTAGGTATGCAAAAGTTTGAAAAGATATTGATGGATAGAGGATTGAATTTTAAAAAGGGATTGTATGTTGATGATGCTTATTATATTGATTTGAAAAATATCGCAGATGATGAAATTTACAAAGATGGCTTTGTACAGATCCAAGATGAAGGCGCTATGATTATATCTAAAGCTTTGTCGCCTAATTTAGGCGATCTTATAATAGATGTATGTAGCGCACCAGGAGGGAAGACTACGCATATTTCTCAATTAATGAACAATGAAGGAAAAGTTATTGCGTTTGATATTCATGAGCACAAGATTGATTTAATAAAAATGAATTGCAAAAGATTAGGCGTAAACAATGTTGATGCGTATGTATTTGACTCAACCAAGATAAATGAAAAATATATAGACAAGGCAGACAAGGTATTAGCTGACGTTCCATGCACTGGAATAGGGATCATAAGGAAAAAACCAGATATAAAATTAAAGGATTATACGGAAGAAGATATCAAAAAGCTTAATAACATTCAATACAGTATACTCAGTTCCAGTTCTAAATACGTCAAAAAAGGCGGGTATATATTGTACAGCACGTGTACAATTGGAAAAGAGGAAAATATGAATATTATAGATAAATTTTTGGATGAAAATAGGAATTTTGAAATTTCAGATATAACGCCTTTTTTGCCTGAAGCTTTGAAATCGCAAGTCGATATCAAAGGTTGCTTGCAATTGTTGCCAAATGTTAATAATACAGATGGCTTTTTCATATGCAAATTGCAGAGAAATGATTAA
- a CDS encoding zinc metallopeptidase: protein MFWFYDPTYILLLPAILLAMYAQFKVQSTFNRYSSVRNRYGYRAYEVARRLLNDAGLYDVSIEMIPGNLTDHYDPRSKVLRLSQTVYGSDSIAAIGVAAHETGHAIQHANGYIPLKLRNAIVPVANIGTTISWPLLLMGFLFGYTQLIDIGIILFSAVVLFQIITLPVELNASNRAIRLLESGGLFMRDELYPARQVLNAAALTYVAAAFASIMNLIRLIILRDRRD, encoded by the coding sequence ATGTTTTGGTTTTACGATCCTACGTATATATTGTTGTTGCCTGCAATTTTACTTGCAATGTACGCTCAATTTAAGGTACAAAGCACGTTTAACAGGTATTCAAGTGTAAGAAACAGATATGGATACAGAGCTTATGAAGTGGCAAGAAGACTTTTAAATGATGCGGGGCTATATGATGTAAGCATTGAGATGATACCAGGCAATCTTACAGACCATTATGATCCAAGAAGCAAGGTACTAAGACTTTCTCAGACCGTTTATGGCAGTGATTCTATAGCAGCTATAGGTGTTGCGGCACATGAAACAGGGCACGCAATACAGCATGCTAATGGATATATTCCTCTTAAATTGAGAAATGCAATTGTACCTGTAGCAAACATTGGCACTACAATTTCATGGCCGCTTTTGCTGATGGGTTTTTTGTTTGGCTATACACAATTGATAGATATAGGCATAATACTTTTTTCAGCAGTTGTTTTGTTTCAGATAATAACATTGCCAGTAGAACTTAATGCAAGCAATAGAGCAATAAGACTTCTGGAATCCGGCGGGCTTTTCATGAGAGATGAGCTTTACCCAGCAAGGCAGGTGCTTAATGCAGCCGCTTTGACGTATGTTGCTGCTGCGTTTGCTTCTATTATGAATCTTATTAGACTGATAATTTTAAGGGATAGGAGAGATTAA